A window of Malania oleifera isolate guangnan ecotype guangnan chromosome 5, ASM2987363v1, whole genome shotgun sequence contains these coding sequences:
- the LOC131155426 gene encoding protein ENDOSPERM DEFECTIVE 1-like, with product MEEVCKSGEDLSPHHPPPPPPPPTQRRPRVREVSSRFMSPAVSSSCSSFSSVDLMPSKSPLSKATTMEFHQPKPRSTSVQRRRRHLEMDPLCCADENRPSETTQFQRLGTPLPSSHLKAPPQNVTSQRKQQQQQQPQQRVTAKLLKENGGGRAELIQQIPSRNSSRTPAASSRPDTPMATIVPSRFRLTQQQQQQRSFSANYTAAAKLLQASGMMSSIPAQNKAVVISAASISQEEHPSSSTSSSSSSSSSSSSSINATPCLRSSMPEVDLLPTMSTRLMLAEKISSSCSSSRANASSVDSTSSKVSSSPFTRSLNLPLSSCEKPKTCTNYALPPVPACTKLGKGKRVSNHQEDVHTLRLLHNRYLQWRYTNAKAEASNQAQQSDSEITLHSLGVKISQLCDSVKSKRIELGFLQRTNTLSAILESQIPYLEEWSAFQEDFSVSLSEAIQALLNASLQLPISMSVRVDIKEVGEALNSAVKVTEIIASHVQGFMSKAEETENLISELAKTFGGERTLTEECGDLLSKTYTSQVEECSLRSQMIQMCPSTTK from the exons atgGAGGAGGTTTGTAAGTCGGGAGAAGACCTGAGTCCTCATCatccccctcctcctcctccgccACCTACTCAGCGGCGGCCGAGGGTCAGAGAGGTCAGCTCCAGGTTCATGTCTCCGGCTGTTTCTAGCTCTTGCAGCTCCTTCTCCTCTGTTGATCTTATGCCTTCCAAATCCCCACTCTCTAAAGCAACTACCATGGAATTTCATCAACCAAAGCCGCGCTCGACCTCTGTGCAAAGGAGGCGACGGCACCTGGAGATGGATCCCTTGTGCTGTGCTGATGAGAACAGGCCCTCCGAGACCACTCAATTTCAGCGGTTAGGAACTCCACTGCCATCATCCCACTTGAAAGCTCCTCCCCAAAACGTCACCTCTCAAAGgaaacagcaacaacaacaacagccaCAACAGCGTGTAACTGCAAAGCTTCTCAAAGAGAACGGAGGGGGCAGAGCAGAATTAATTCAGCAGATTCCCTCGAGAAACTCCTCAAGAACCCCTGCTGCCTCATCGAGGCCTGACACGCCCATGGCAACCATTGTCCCATCAAGATTCAGACTCacgcagcagcagcagcagcagaggtCGTTTTCTGCCAATTACACAGCTGCTGCAAAGCTTTTACAAGCAAGCGGCATGATGTCTTCAATACCAGCTCAAAACAAGGCTGTCGTCATCAGTGCAGCTTCAATATCTCAAGAAGAGCATCCTTCATCTTCtacctcctcctcttcttcttcttcatcttcttcttcttcgtccaTAAATGCAACTCCATGTTTGCGCTCTTCCATGCCAGAGGTTGATTTGTTGCCCACTATGTCTACTAGATTAATGCTGGCTGAAAAAATCAGCAGCAGCTGCAGCAGCAGTAGGGCTAATGCCAGTTCTGTTGATTCTACTTCTTCTAAGGTTTCTTCTTCCCCTTTCACCCGTTCTCTAAATTTGCCGTTGTCAAGTTGTGAAAAACCCAAGACATGTACAAACTATGCGCTGCCTCCAGTTCCCGCATGCACAAAGCTGGGGAAGGGGAAAAGGGTATCCAATCATCAGGAAGATGTGCACACTCTGAGACTCCTCCACAACCGCTATCTGCAGTGGAGATATACCAATGCAAAAGCAGAGGCCTCCAACCAGGCTCAGCAAAGTGACAGTGAG ATAACACTTCATTCTCTTGGGGTCAAGATATCCCAATTGTGTGATTCTGTGAAGAGTAAACGGATAGAACTTGGGTTTTTGCAAAGAACAAACACTCTGTCAGCAATTCTTGAATCTCAA ATTCCATATCTGGAGGAGTGGTCTGCCTTCCAAGAAGATTTTTCAGTTTCTCTATCAGAAGCAATTCAAGCTTTGTTGAATGCCTCACTTCAGCTTCCAATCAGCATGAGTGTTAGG GTTGATATAAAAGAGGTAGGAGAGGCGCTAAATTCTGCAGTAAAGGTGACAGAAATAATTGCTTCACATGTTCAAGGCTTCATGTCAAAG GCAGAAGAAACAGAGAATTTGATTTCAGAATTAGCGAAAACATTTGGGGGAGAAAGGACCCTTACTGAAGAATGTGGTGATCTGTTATCCAAGACATATACATCACAG GTGGAAGAGTGCAGCTTAAGGAGCCAGATGATCCAAATGTGTCCTAGCACCACAAAATAA